One genomic segment of Gossypium arboreum isolate Shixiya-1 chromosome 3, ASM2569848v2, whole genome shotgun sequence includes these proteins:
- the LOC108475894 gene encoding two pore calcium channel protein 1, with translation MNKPLLFGETSNGGGRRDRLYRRSEAITYGSPYQRAAALVDLAEDGVGLPEQILDKSSFGSAAKFYFMFIKFDIIWTLNYFALVVLNFLEKPLWCLSSSYSCSDRDYFFLGQLPYLNATESLIYEVVTLILLAIHTIFPISYEGSSIYWKRPLNQIKVICLLILVADLLVYTLYLSPVAVSSLPFRVAPYVRVILFILSIRELRNSIVILAGMIGTYLNVLALWLLFLLFASWVAYVMFEDTQQGKLVFTSYGTTLYQMFVLFTTSNNPDVWIPAYKASRWYCLFFVLFVLIGVYFVTNLILAVVYDSFKSELAKQVSEMDRNRRSILCKAFNLIDDYNVGFLNKEQCIHLFEELNKYRSLPKITREEFELIFDELDDSHDFKINLDEFTDLCNAIGLRFQKEDVPSLFERFQIYRSPFSENLKAFVRGPKFGYIISFILILNLFAVIIETTLDIANNSGQKVWQEVEFVFGWIYVLEMALKVYSFGFENYWRDGQNRFDFLITWIIVIGETVTFASPDEFYFFSNGEWIRYLLLARLLRLIRLLMHVRSYRAFVATFLTLIPSLMPYLGTIFCVLCIYCSIGVQIFGGIVNAGNPALEATELTDDDYLLFNFNDYPNGMVTLFNLLVMGNWQVWMQSYKELTGTSWSLVYFISFYLVTVLLLLNLVVAFVLEAFFAEMDLEASGNSEEDDKDAGSGKGRKRLAGTKTRSQRVDILLHHMLSAELDKSHSSASSDA, from the exons atgaaTAAGCCTTTGCTGTTTGGAGAAACTAGTAATGGCGGTGGAAGGCGAGATCGTTTATATCGTCGCTCTGAAGCTATTACGTATGGCTCTCCTTACCAAAGAGCAGCTGCCCTCGTCGATCTG GCTGAGGATGGTGTTGGTCTGCCCGAACAAATTCTTGATAAATCAAGCTTTGGAAGTGCTGCAAAGTTCTACTTCATGTtcattaaatttgatattatttggACCCTTAATTATTTTGCATTGGTTGTCCTAAACTTTCTTGAG AAGCCATTGTGGTGTTTGAGTAGTTCATATTCTTGCAGTGATAGGGACTACTTTTTTCTTGGGCAGTTGCCTTATTTGAATGCTACAGAGTCTCTTATATATGAG GTCGTGACTCTCATTCTCCTTGCTATACATACTATTTTCCCAATTTCCTATGAAGGGTCCAGTATCTATTGGAAGCGTCCTCTTAATCAGATAAAG GTCATCTGCCTCTTAATTTTGGTTGCAGATTTACTGGTTTATACTCTCTATTTGTCTCCAGTGGCAGTGAGTTCTCTTCCGTTCAGGGTTGCACCTTATGTCAGAGTTATTCTTTTCATCCTGAGCATTAG GGAACTACGAAATAGCATCGTCATTTTGGCTGGAATGATTGGAACGTACTTGAATGTCTTG GCTCTGTGGCTGTTATTTCTTCTGTTTGCTAGTTGGGTAGCATATGTTATGTTTGAAGATACACAACAGGGCAAATTGGTATTTACCTCATATGGTACCACGTTGTATCAGATGTTTGTTTTATTCACCACGTCCAACAACCCAGATGTATGGATACCTGCTTATAA GGCCTCTCGTTGGTACTGCCTCTTTTTTGTTCTATTTGTCCTGATTGGGGTCTACTTTGTCACAAATTTGATCCTTGCTGTTGTATATGATAGCTTCAAAAGCGAG CTTGCAAAACAAGTCTCTGAGATGGACCGAAATAGGAGAAGTATATTGTGTAAAGCCTTCAACCTTATTGATGATTAT AATGTTGGGTTCCTAAACAAAGAGCAATGCATTCATCTGTTTGAAGAACTGAATAAGTACAG GTCTTTGCCAAAAATAACAAGGGAAGAATTTGAGTTAATATTTGATGAGCTGGATGATAGTCATGACTTCAAG ATCAACTTGGATGAATTTACTGATCTTTGCAATGCCATTGGTCTAAGATTTCAAAAGGAGGATGTT CCATCTTTGTTTGAAAGATTTCAAATCTATCGTTCGCCTTTCTCTGAAAATTTGAAAGCCTTTGTTCGGGGTCCCAAATTTGGATACATAATATCCTTCATTCTCATACTGAATCTGTTTGCAGTTATCATTGAGACAACG CTTGATATTGCAAACAACTCTGGTCAGAAGGTGTGGCAGGAGGTTGAGTTTGTCTTTG GCTGGATATATGTACTGGAAATGGCACTGAAAGTATATTCATTTGGCTTTGAAAATTATTGGAGGGATGGTCAGAATCGCTTCGATTTTCTTATCACATGGATAATAG TTATAGGAGAAACTGTAACTTTTGCATCTCCTGATGAATTTTACTTTTTCTCAAATGGAGAATG GATTCGCTACCTTCTTCTTGCCAGACTGCTAAGATTGATAAGGCTTCTCATGCATGTCCGAAGTTATAGAGCTTTCGTTGCCACATTCTTAACCCTAATACCAAGTTTAATGCCATATCTTGGGACCATATTTTGTGTCCTATGCATCTATTGCTCAATTGGTGTACAG ATCTTTGGTGGGATCGTCAATGCTGGGAATCCTGCTCTAGAAGCAACAGAACTCACTGATGATGA CTATTTGCTCTTCAATTTTAATGATTATCCAAATGGAATGGTAACACTTTTTAACTTGCTGGTGATGGGAAATTGGCAAGTGTGGATGCAG AGCTACAAAGAATTAACTGGAACTTCTTGGAGCCTTGTATATTTTATCAGCTTCTACCTAGTTACTGTTCTGTTACTTCTGAATTTG GTCGTAGCTTTTGTCTTGGAGGCATTCTTTGCTGAAATGGATCTTGAGGCATCAGGGAATAGTGAAGAAGATGACAAG GATGCTGGATCAGGAAAAGGTCGAAAAAGACTTGCTGG CACAAAGACTCGTAGTCAAAGAGTTGATATCCTTCTACATCACATGTTGAGTGCGGAGCTGGATAAAAGCCACTCCTCAGCCTCCTCCGATGCCTAA
- the LOC108475896 gene encoding putative ubiquitin-conjugating enzyme E2 38: protein MDLRVDDASISKRLKPTQILLSDAMDIEQVEDPTTVLVDSEKAGMDTKGKTKICCDKKWEDHVKDASASDQGISVSIAGSEDSNNPFKSSTSASINSNNINSSNSDLSCPDDDEDYDDYADDISDYGDNDDFLYEDDYAIMQSHFDNVDLPPGVEASIPWLKDSAPLGNLPPALGVSLSTTPCLAESKKATTSNLADSELKSVSINTSMVLRESGSDRKEGNEENGVVQNSLSFKHFDIVDDFSDHHYSNLNSSGEQPKEWAKQIQEEWKILEKDLPETIYVRVYEARMDLLRAVIIGPAGTPYHDGLFVFDCFFPPKYPKEPPMVYYYSGGLRLNPNLYNCGKVCLSLLGTWHGHQNEMWVPGQSTMLQVLVSIQALILNARPFFNEPGYETSYVGAEGDRRSRKYNEEVFILSLKTMIYTLRRPPKHFEDFVTGHFRNRAQDILVACQTYKEGAIVGSVAVKDGVPDANKIVKGSSEEFKGTIPKMINAVAKEFVKNGSTNCEQFQSCRS from the exons ATGGATCTTCGTGTAGACGACGCTTCGATCTCCAAGCGACTCAAACCAACccag ATTCTTCTTTCTGATGCAATGGAtattgaacaagttgaagatccaacaactgtttTGGTTGATTCTGAGAAAGCTGGTATGGACACCAAGGGGAAGACTAAAATATGCTGTGACAAGAAGTGGGAAGACCATGTGAAG GATGCTTCAGCCAGTGATCAGGGTATTTCTGTCAGTATAGCAGGGTCTGAGGATAGTAACAATCCCTTCAAGAGTTCTACTTCTGCATCAATCAATTCGAATAATATCAATAGTTCTAACTCTGATTTGTCATGTCCTGATGATGATGAGGATTATGATGACTATGCTGATGATATTTCTGATTATGGTGACAATGATGATTTTTTATATGAAGATGATTATGCAATTATGCAATCCCATTTTGATAATGTGGATCTTCCTCCTGGGGTAGAGGCTTCAATTCCTTGGCTGAAAGACTCTGCTCCACTTGGAAATCTACCTCCTGCCCTGGGTGTCTCACTCTCAACAACCCCATGTCTGGCTGAAAGCAAGAAAGCGACAACATCAAATTTGGCTGATAGCGAACTGAAGTCGGTTTCTATCAATACTTCAATGGTCTTAAGAGAGTCAGGGTCTGATCGGAAAGAAGGAAATGAAGAAAATGGAGTTGTGCAAAATTCTCTCAGTTTCAAACATTTTGATATTGTGGATGATTTCTCAGATCATCATTACAGCAATTTGAATTCATCAGGAGAG CAACCAAAGGAGTGGGCCAAGCAAATACAAGAGGAGTGGAAGATTCTGGAAAAGGACTTACCAG AAACTATATATGTGAGAGTTTATGAAGCAAGGATGGATCTTTTAAGGGCTGTTATTATAGGACCTGCTGGTACTCCATACCATGATGGCCTTTTTGTTTTTGATTGTTTCTTCCCTCCAAAATATCCCAAAGAGCCACCG ATGGTTTATTATTATTCTGGTGGCCTCCGGTTAAATCCAAATTTATACAACTGTGGTAAAGTGTGTCTAAGCCTTTTGGGCACCTGGCATGGGCATCAGAATGAGATGTGGGTTCCGGGGCAATCGACCATGCTACAAGTATTGGTTTCCATACAAGCTCTTATTCTGAATGCTAGACCTTTCTTTAATGAACCTGGGTATGAAACTTCGTATGTTGGGGCTGAAGGTGACAGGAGGTCCAGGAAGTACAATGAGGAAGTATTTATTCTATCATTAAAGACAATGATTTACACACTAAGAAGACCGCCAAAG CATTTTGAGGACTTTGTTACTGGTCATTTTCGCAACCGTGCACAAGACATCCTTGTGGCATGTCAAACATATAAAGAGGGTGCTATAGTAGGCTCTGTTGCGGTTAAAGATGGTGTTCCGGATGCTAACAAAATTGTAAAGGGTAGCTCTGAGGAATTTAAAGGAACGATTCCAAAGATGATCAATGCGGTGGCTAAAGAATTTGTGAAAAACGGGTCAACGAACTGTGAGCAGTTTCAGAGTTGCAGAAGCTGA